A region from the Candidatus Electrothrix scaldis genome encodes:
- a CDS encoding zonular occludens toxin domain-containing protein: MIIAFTGTPGSGKTYDAVRKIIENLKMGRVVFTNIDGMNEPECLEMIKMVTGLNDHGLACKLFFFEKEQIEEFWNHVVPGCLIVIDEVQNVFNSRDWQSKKNVAFNAWASVHRHHGYDVVLITQSIMRIDTAVRALVEWTYVYRKINFFGSLVQKKYLCYAYGGEDTGGPPLSKNARTYHNIIFLCYKSYVASDVKELGIMKHANVLKHPIFYAIPLVFGLFLYMLFQSGMIRGDLFGTEKLSKQIANQPKPASKVTKTVTDLNPYSEHTPNIYRTYSATGQTLFTNRITNKNKQPTKKDEQ, from the coding sequence ATGATCATTGCATTCACAGGTACACCAGGCAGCGGCAAGACTTATGACGCAGTCCGTAAGATCATTGAAAATCTTAAGATGGGTCGTGTTGTCTTCACCAATATAGACGGCATGAATGAGCCCGAGTGTCTTGAGATGATCAAGATGGTAACCGGGCTCAATGACCACGGTCTTGCTTGCAAGCTCTTTTTCTTTGAAAAAGAACAGATTGAGGAGTTCTGGAATCATGTTGTTCCTGGCTGCCTGATTGTCATTGATGAGGTCCAGAACGTTTTCAATTCCCGCGACTGGCAGAGCAAGAAAAATGTTGCCTTTAATGCCTGGGCCTCTGTGCATCGCCATCATGGTTATGACGTGGTGCTTATCACACAAAGCATCATGCGTATTGATACCGCAGTTCGTGCCCTGGTGGAATGGACCTATGTGTATAGGAAAATCAACTTTTTCGGCTCCCTGGTGCAGAAAAAATACCTCTGTTACGCCTACGGTGGAGAAGATACAGGCGGGCCTCCACTTTCCAAAAATGCCCGTACCTATCACAATATTATTTTCCTTTGTTACAAGTCCTATGTTGCCTCTGACGTCAAAGAACTGGGCATCATGAAGCATGCTAATGTGCTGAAACACCCCATTTTCTATGCTATCCCGTTGGTTTTCGGTCTCTTTCTCTATATGCTTTTTCAATCCGGCATGATCCGGGGTGACCTTTTCGGTACAGAAAAGCTTTCCAAGCAGATAGCAAATCAACCCAAACCCGCATCAAAGGTCACCAAAACTGTTACCGACCTGAACCCTTATTCCGAGCACACCCCTAATATATATAGAACCTATTCAGCGACTGGCCAGACGCTTTTTACTAACCGAATAACTAACAAAAACAAACAACCAACGAAAAAGGACGAACAATGA
- a CDS encoding ATP-dependent helicase, with product MNMNEQHTTYPDSYFMPYDRFSHFDALAPTLDLSSLNQAQHAAVTHGEGPVLVIAGAGSGKTMTLVHRTAWLLSRGVSPESVLLLTFTRRAAREMLDRAANLSGCSCTGVMGGTFHSVANILLRRHGYFLGFPSDFTIIDRGDSEGIINHIRTSLNLAGAGKRFPAKRVLFNILSAAVNKSYPVQDIIMREHTHLVEYTHDILAVHREYQAFKENNRLMDYDDLLVNLRRLLSESDIAQERICSQFRYILVDEYQDTNLIQAEIVGLLALEHNNIMAVGDDAQSIYSFRGADFENIMQFPDQYPGAQTIKLEQNYRSVRPILALTNAVIAQAETRYTKELFSDIPGKELPLLYKVSSEKDEARLVASTIHELITAGTPQENIAVLFRSGFHSYNLEIELLAKNIDFDKRGGMKFTESAHVKDVLAFFRLLLNAYDNLSLTRILLMLEKVGPKTVGNILSTVLDHKDPIAALKEYKSRSKWIGNLHALADMLLKLRAPGLTVVARFDLVMTWYEAAFERIYHDDYPKRRHDLEYVRTLAAEYYDIQSFIDDTALDPPEVTEATTNQDPKKKKLVLSTIHSAKGLEWDVVFLIGLADGLFPRQNADDEELEEERRLLYVAATRAKQQLFLMYPELIRTPDRKYHQASLSPFLQQVSPRLYEKVTYRKSHRKVEESAPF from the coding sequence ATGAATATGAACGAACAACACACCACCTACCCGGACTCATACTTCATGCCGTATGATCGTTTTTCCCATTTTGATGCACTTGCACCGACCCTTGACCTCAGCTCCCTGAACCAGGCCCAGCATGCAGCTGTTACCCACGGAGAGGGGCCGGTGCTGGTTATCGCCGGAGCAGGTAGCGGAAAAACCATGACCCTTGTGCATCGTACCGCATGGCTGTTGAGTCGGGGCGTTTCCCCTGAATCCGTTTTGCTTCTCACCTTCACCCGCCGCGCTGCCCGCGAGATGCTGGACCGGGCCGCGAACCTCTCCGGCTGCTCCTGCACCGGGGTTATGGGTGGTACCTTTCACTCAGTGGCAAACATCCTCCTGAGAAGACACGGCTATTTCCTCGGCTTCCCTTCTGATTTTACCATTATCGACCGGGGCGATTCAGAAGGGATCATCAACCATATCAGGACCTCATTGAATCTTGCCGGAGCCGGGAAACGCTTTCCGGCAAAACGAGTTCTGTTCAACATCCTTTCCGCTGCGGTCAATAAATCCTATCCGGTTCAGGATATCATCATGAGAGAACATACCCACCTTGTGGAGTATACCCATGACATCCTTGCTGTTCATCGTGAATATCAAGCCTTCAAAGAAAACAACCGGCTCATGGATTATGACGATCTGCTGGTTAACCTTCGCCGCCTCCTCTCGGAATCTGATATTGCCCAGGAGCGCATTTGCTCCCAGTTCCGCTACATCCTGGTTGATGAATACCAGGATACCAACTTGATTCAGGCGGAAATCGTGGGCCTGTTAGCTCTTGAACACAATAATATCATGGCCGTGGGTGATGATGCCCAGTCTATCTACAGTTTCCGGGGTGCTGATTTTGAAAATATCATGCAGTTCCCAGACCAATACCCCGGAGCCCAGACCATCAAGCTTGAACAGAACTACCGCTCAGTTCGTCCTATCCTGGCTCTGACCAATGCGGTTATAGCCCAGGCTGAAACCCGTTATACAAAAGAGCTGTTCAGTGATATTCCCGGAAAAGAGCTCCCCCTATTATATAAGGTCTCATCGGAAAAAGACGAGGCCCGCCTCGTGGCCTCTACGATCCATGAGCTGATTACCGCAGGCACCCCACAGGAAAACATCGCAGTGCTGTTCCGCTCTGGCTTCCATTCCTACAACCTGGAGATCGAGCTTCTTGCAAAAAACATCGATTTTGATAAACGCGGCGGAATGAAGTTCACCGAGTCGGCCCACGTCAAAGACGTGCTGGCCTTTTTCCGTCTCCTCCTCAATGCCTACGATAACCTCTCCCTGACCCGCATTCTTCTGATGTTGGAAAAAGTTGGACCTAAAACCGTGGGCAATATCCTCTCAACCGTGCTTGACCACAAAGACCCGATTGCAGCTCTCAAGGAGTACAAAAGTCGATCCAAATGGATAGGTAATCTGCACGCCCTGGCTGATATGCTCCTCAAGCTCCGCGCCCCCGGCCTCACTGTGGTGGCCCGCTTCGACCTGGTCATGACCTGGTACGAGGCAGCATTCGAACGCATCTACCACGATGATTACCCCAAACGCCGCCATGATCTGGAATATGTCCGCACTCTGGCTGCTGAATACTACGATATTCAGTCATTCATAGATGACACGGCCCTCGATCCGCCAGAGGTAACCGAAGCAACAACTAACCAGGACCCGAAAAAGAAAAAACTTGTCCTGTCCACCATCCATTCCGCCAAAGGCCTGGAATGGGATGTTGTCTTCCTTATCGGTCTTGCTGATGGACTCTTTCCCCGTCAGAACGCAGATGACGAAGAACTGGAAGAAGAACGCCGCCTGCTCTACGTGGCTGCTACACGTGCAAAACAACAGCTCTTCCTCATGTACCCCGAACTGATCCGCACCCCGGACCGGAAGTACCATCAGGCCTCCCTGTCTCCTTTCCTTCAACAGGTTAGCCCCCGGCTCTACGAGAAAGTGACCTACAGGAAATCACACCGGAAGGTGGAAGAATCAGCTCCGTTTTAG
- a CDS encoding site-specific integrase, with the protein MPYRNKQRGNWTAQVYYDDQKFTKSCKTKKEAVEWERKKLAHLEAQAKEKEQQILIISLGDWAVQYLDYSKLKHSKKTYEEKQRAFRSFFESVDRFLPVDHLHKRTVLDHLAEQAKKRSGYAANKERKNFVAAWNWAAQYIPGFPTRNPFLVDRFSEVRSARYIPPEKDFWKVYDQAESEQDRVMLLCYLHLAARRNEIFRLRVEDVDLSQKKVRLYTRKRKDGTLSYDWVPMSPTLFKELSVFMLSVFGDWVFPDPMTRLPYVARQRWLSRLCRKAEVEKFGLHAIRHLSASILIKNKVPLLDVQTILRHRQLSTTERYIHRLESVRSAVDVFG; encoded by the coding sequence ATGCCTTATCGGAACAAGCAGAGAGGCAACTGGACAGCGCAGGTTTATTACGACGATCAGAAGTTCACGAAGTCATGCAAGACCAAGAAAGAGGCGGTGGAGTGGGAAAGAAAGAAGCTCGCCCATCTCGAAGCGCAGGCAAAGGAAAAAGAACAACAGATCCTCATAATATCTTTAGGTGACTGGGCGGTTCAGTATTTGGACTACTCCAAATTGAAGCATTCAAAGAAAACATACGAGGAGAAACAGCGCGCTTTCCGTTCCTTTTTTGAATCGGTTGACCGTTTTCTTCCTGTTGACCATCTTCATAAGCGAACTGTTCTTGATCATCTTGCTGAGCAGGCGAAAAAGCGTTCTGGATATGCAGCTAATAAGGAAAGGAAAAATTTTGTGGCCGCCTGGAATTGGGCGGCTCAATATATACCGGGCTTTCCTACTCGGAATCCTTTTCTCGTTGATCGTTTTTCAGAGGTTCGTTCAGCTCGTTACATTCCCCCTGAAAAGGATTTTTGGAAAGTCTATGATCAGGCAGAATCAGAACAGGATAGGGTAATGTTGCTCTGTTATTTGCATTTGGCAGCCCGTCGTAATGAAATATTCAGGTTGCGTGTTGAGGATGTGGATTTGTCACAGAAGAAAGTGAGACTCTATACCAGAAAAAGAAAGGATGGTACTTTGTCCTATGACTGGGTGCCGATGAGCCCGACGCTTTTTAAGGAGCTGTCTGTTTTTATGCTTTCTGTTTTCGGCGACTGGGTTTTTCCTGATCCGATGACAAGGCTACCTTATGTTGCACGTCAGAGATGGCTTTCGCGTCTTTGTCGAAAAGCCGAGGTGGAAAAATTCGGCCTCCATGCGATCCGGCATCTGTCCGCCTCTATTCTTATAAAAAATAAAGTGCCTCTTCTGGATGTTCAGACAATATTACGTCATCGGCAGCTTTCAACGACTGAACGTTACATTCATCGGCTTGAAAGTGTGAGAAGTGCTGTTGATGTTTTTGGTTGA